The segment CGGCGCGATCGCGCCGGCGCAGCTGGTCGGACTGCAGCGGCTCGCGCGCGAGCGGCGGACCACCGTGGCGAATGTCGTGCTCGCGGTCTTCAAGCTGGTGCTGTTCCAGATCACGAAGCAGGAGGACTTCTGCGTGGGCGTCAGCATCGCCAACCGGCAGCACGCCGATCTCGAGAACCTGATCGGGTTCTTCGTGAACATCCTGCCGGTGCGCGCGCGATTGAACGAGGCGATGGAGTTCGACGAACTGCTGGCGCAGGTGAGCGCGGCCGCCACTGCGGCATTCGAGCATCAGGAGTATCCCTTCGACCTGCTCGTGCAGAAACTGAACCCGTTGCGCGCGAGCAACCGGCAGCCGCTGCTCAACGTGATCTACGGTTACCAGAACTTCAGCGACGTGCATGTCGCGGTTGGTGGCGCCGCGACGGCGGGGGCTGCGGGTGAACCGGCGCTGGATGTCACGCCGCTGGCGCACGCGTTCCGGACGTCGAAGTTCGACCTCACATTGTTCGTCGGCGAGGAAGCCGGCGGGCTGGCGTTGACGCTCGAGTATGACACCGGGCTGTTCCGCGCGGAGACGGCCCGCCGTTACGTAGAGCTACTGGAGCGGTTTGCCGGAATGGTCGCGGACGCGGCGACCGATGAATGAGCGATTTTGCGCATGAAACTCGGCCAATTCTCCATTGTCGGCGACGGTGATGCGCAGCGTGCGCTGCGGGACCAAGTCGCGGGCTTCAACCGCACCGCGACGGCGTATCCGCGCGACAGCACGGTGCACGCGGAGTTTGCCGCGCAGGCGGCGCGGACGCCGGACGCGGTCGCGGTTTTCGCGGGCGAGCGGAGCTATACCTACGCGCAGGTGGCGGCGCGGGCGAACCAGCTCGCGCGGCTGTTCGTCGAGCGTGGACTGACGTCCGAGGGGTTTGTCGGGGTGATGCTCGAGGATGTTTATGGTCTGGTGACGACGCTGCTGGGAGTGCTGGAGGCCGGCGGCGCGTACCTGCCGCTGGACGCCGACACGCCGGCAGCGCGGCTGGAGTACATGCTGCGGGAAACGAAGGCGCGATTTCTCGTCGGCGGCCGGGCGGATATCCGGCTGTTGAACCGGCTGCACTGGAGCTGTCCGGATCTGACGGTGCTGCTGTGCGTCGACAGCGAGGACGTGCAGGCCGAGATCGAGCCGACGGGCGAGTTGATGCGAGAAGAGGTGTGGGATTTCGTGGGCAAGGAACTGGTCGACGAGATCTCGGGCGGCGGCTGGAAAAGCAGTTACACCGGCGAGTGGCTGAGTCGCGAGGTGATGGCGGCGTACGGCGAAAACGTCCGGCGGAAAGTCGCGTCGCATGTGACGGCGGACTCACGCGTACTGGAGATCGGGTGTTCGTCGGGCATCAGTCTGTTCGGGCTCGCGCCGCAGGCCGGGTTCTACCTCGGCACGGACCTGTCGGGGGAGATTTTGCGCTGGACCCGCGGCGAGGTGGAGCGGCGCGGACTGAAGCAGGTCCGGCTGGAACACCTGCCGGCGCACGCCGTCGCGCGGGCGGGCGAGCGCGGGTTCGACGTGGTGGTGATGAACAGCGTGCTGCAATGCTTCAGCGGTCACAACTACCTGCGGACCGTGTTGCGGCAGGCGATCGATCTGATGGCCGACGAAGGGGTGGTTTTTCTCGGTCACATCTGGGACGAGGAGCGGCGGCTGGAGTTCATCCGCGATCTGGCGGAGTTCCAGCGCACGAACGCGGGGAAAAATTTTCGCACGCACCTCGACCGGTCGGAGGATCTATTCGTCGCGCGCGAGTTCTGGAACGATCTGCAGGCAGAATGGCCGGAGATCGAGCGCATCGAGTATTCGGCGCTGCTCGGTGAGGTGGAGAGCGAGCTGACGCGGTTCGGCTACGATGCGATGCTGCACATCCGCAAGCGGTCGACCGCGGGCGGCGCGGCGGCGAAAGAGCGACCGGCGCGCCGGCGTCACCAGCTGGATCGGCGGGCGATCGCGGACCAGTTGCCGGCGCCGGTGCCGGAGCGCAGCGGGCCGGCGCGGCTGGCTTATGCGATCTACACCTCCGGCACAACGGGGAAACCCAAGGGCGTGCTGGTTGAACACCGGCCGATCCTGAGGCTGGTGCGGAACACCAACTACCTCACGCTGCGGCCGGACGATCGGATCCTGATGACGGGCGCGCTTTCGTTTGATGCGTCGACGTTCGAAATCTGGGGCGCGCTGCTCAACGGGGCCGCGCTCTGCCGGCCGGGCGAGCGCGACATGCTCGACAGCGCGGTCATGAAGGCGTTGATCCGCCGGCACGGCGTGACCGTGATGTTTTTGACCACGGGACTGTTCAACCAGCTGGCGGAGGCGGATGTGTCGCTGTTCGCGGGGCTGCGCTGCCTGCTGACGGGCGGCGAACGGATGTCCACGCACCACGTGAACGCGGTGCGTGCGGCGCACCCGGCGCTGGCGTTGAGCAACGTTTACGGGCCGACGGAGAACACGACGTTCTCGACGCATTTCCCGATCACGCGGGAGTTCACGGACGACGTGCCGATCGGTTATCCGATCGCGAACACGACGGCCTATCTCCTCGATGCGCAACGGGCGCCGGTGCCTCCGGGCGTGGTGGGCGAACTCTATGTCGGTGGTGACGGGCTCGCGCGCGGCTATCTGGGCGATGAGGCGTTGACGCGGGAAAAGTTCGTTTCGCATCCCTTCGCGCCCGGGGAGCGGCTGTATCGGACCGGCGACCTCGGCCGTTGGCGCGACGACGGCGCGGTGGAATTCTGCGGGCGCAAGGATCTGCAGGTGAAGATCCGTGGGTTCCGGATCGAACTCGGCGAGATCGAGAGCCGGCTGCAGCAGCTTGGCACGGTGAAGGAGGCAGTCGTCGTGGCGCGTGATTTCGGCGACGGCACGCTGACGCTGGTGGCGTATCTGCGGGGCACGGCGGAGCTGGACCTGGAGGCCGTGCGCGCCGAGTTGGTGCGGCAGCTGCCCGAGTACATGATTCCCGCGCACTTTGTCGCGCTGGAGGCGTTTCCGCTGACGAGCAACGGCAAGGTGGACCGTCGAGCGCTGCCGCTGCCAGACCGCGGCGCGGCGGCGCAGCGGGCAATCGTGCCGCCGAGTAACGAGGTGGAACGGGAGTTGACGGCGCTGTGGACGGGAGTGCTGGGCCGGTCGGACTTCGGCGTGACGGACAACTTCTTCGCGTCGGGCGGACACAGTCTGAAGGTGATGAAGCTCGTGTCCGGCATGCGCCAGAAGTTCGGGGTCGAGCTGCCGCTGGCCGCCGTGTTCAAGGCGACCACGATTCGCGAGCAGGCGCGGGTGGTGCTGGACGCTGCGCGTTTCGGCGTGGAGGGCATCGACGAGCCGCGGGTAAAGCTGAACGACGCCACGGGCGCGCCGGTGTTCGTGTTTCCGCCGGGCACGGGCGACGCGCTGGGCTACCTCCAACTGGCCGAGCAACTGCGGCCCTACGCGGTGTACGGGTTCAACTTCATCGCGGCGGAAACGCGGATCGCCGACTATGCGACACTCGTGCAGGAGGTCGATCCGGCCGGACCTCACGTGCTGATGGGGTATTCGGCGGGCGGCAATCTCGCGTATCACGTCGCGGCCGAGCTGGAACGCCGGGGGGCGCGCGTCGCCGGCGTGGTGATGGTGGATTCCGGCCGCTTGCTGCGGCCGATGACGATTCCGGCGGGCGAGGTCGAGCGGGTGACCGCGGAGTTCCTCGGGCACGAGAGCGTGCGTGACCACGTGGCCACGCCGGTGCTGCGCGAGAAGGCGACGCGGCTGATCGCGTGCTATTTCGACTATCTGGCCCGCGCCCTGGACGAAGCCGTGATCACCGCGGATATCTACGGACTGGTTTCAGCCGAACCGGGAGAACATTATGACGCAGAGGGGCGGCTGTTCGTCAGCCGCCGCGGCTGGAACGAGGCGACGCGGGGCCGCTACGTCGAAGTGGTGGGCGAGGGCACCCACAACGTGATGCTTGCGCCACCGCATCTGGGACCGAACGCGGCGCAGCTGCGGACGACGCTGGAAAGATTGCGATCGAGCGGGTGAGCCGGGCCGTGAGTTGAGACGTAGGGGCGCAGACTTGCTGCGCCCCTACGGGCATCCGGATTGGCGCCGCGTCGCCGCCGACGTGTGTTCGATTTTTTTCGACGGCTGGGAGAAACTCCCCAAGCTCGCAACCGATGAATGTCTTCCAGCGACGTGAATCCGAGGTGCGATCGTATATCCGCTCGTTTCCCGTGCTGTTCGAGAAGGGCCGGGGCGCGCAGCTGTTCGATCGTGAGGGTCGCAGCTACCTCGATTTTTTCGCCGGCGCCGGGGCGCTGAACTACGGGCATAATCCCGAGCCGATGAAGCAGGCGCTGATCCGTTATCTGGAGACGGACGGAGTAACGCACAGCCTCGACATGGCGACCGAGGCCAAGCGGCGGTTTCTCGCGCTGTTCGAGGAGATCATCCTGAAACCGCGTGGACTGGACTACAAGGTGCAGTTCACCGGGCCGACCGGCGCGAACGGCGTCGAGGCGGCGTTGAAGCTCGCGCGCCGCGTGAAGCAGCGGCGGAACGTGGTGGCGTTCACCAATGCGTATCACGGACTCAGCCTCGGCGCGCTCGCGGCCACCGCCAACGAGCACTATCGCCACGAAGCCTGGGTGCAGCGGCAGGATGTTTCGTTCGTGCCGTATGATGGCTACCTCGGGCCGGACGTGGACACCGCGGCGGTGCTGCGCAAGCTGCTGGACGATGGCAGCAGCGGCGTGGATCTGCCGGCGGCGGTGATCCTGGAGACCGTGCAGGCAGAGGGCGGGGTGAACGTCGCCTCGCATCGCTGGTTGCAGGAAGTGGCGCGGATCTGCCGCGAACGCGACGTGCTGCTGATCGTCGACGACATCCAGGTCGGCTGCGGCCGGACCGGGACGTTTTTCAGTTTCGAACGCGCGGGATTCACGCCGGACATCGTGGTGCTGTCGAAGTCGATCAGCGGCTATGGGCTGCCAATGTCGCTCGTGCTGATCCGGCCCGATATTGATCAATGGCAGCCGGGTGAACACACGGGAACGTTTCGCGGCAACAATCTCGCATTCGTGGCGGCGGCGGAAGCGCTCAGTTTCTGGGCGACGGCGGAGTTCGCGGAGACGGTGAGTGCGCGGGGCCGCCGGCTCGGCGCGTCGTTGCAGGATCTGATCGGCGATTTTCCGGCGCAGCTGACGCGGGTGCGCGGCGTGGGGATGATCTGGGGCCTGGAGTTCAAGCAGTCGGCGGTATGCCAGGCGGTGGCCCGTGAAGCGTTCGCGCGACGGCTGGTGATCGAAACCTGCGGATCAGAGCGCAACGTGCTGAAGTTTTTGCCGCCGTTGATCACCGACGAGACGATGCTGGCGGCGGGCGTGGAGATCGTGCGCGAGTCGATCCGCCAGGTCGTGGAGTATGCCGGCACGAGCGTCAGCCAGAATGCGGCGGGGGAAGGGTGAGGGGTCGCGGCGAGCCGGCTGATGTAGCCGGGCTCGTTGAGCCCGGGCTGGGCCGGGGTCAGCGACCCCGGCTACATGGCGCCCCGCTGCATTGAGCCTTCGCCACAATCTTTCTCGCGGGGTGCACCGATGCGCCCAGAATGGCACCGTGACAGTGCATCGGCACCTGCAGCGGCTGCATCTCGTTTGGGAAAAGCAGCCAGTGTATTTTGTCACGACATGTGTCACCGCGCGCCGATCTCTCCTGAGTACGTCAGAGGTCGCAGGCATCCTGCGTGAAGAGTGGGAGCACCTGCGTGGGCGCCATGGCTGGGCCGTCGGTCGGTATGTGATCATGCCTGATCACGTGCATTTCTTCATCGCACCAGAATCGACGAGCGCGAAACCGTTGGCGATGGCGGTCGGCAAATGGAAGGAATGGACGGCAAAGCGCATCCTGAAGAAGCTGCGTCTGCCGCCGCCGCTTTGGCAGCCGGAGTTCTTCGATCATTTGCTGCGTTCTCGCGAATCGCGCAGCGAAAAATGGGAGTATGTGCGGCAGAATCCGGTTCGGGCAGGACTGGTGAGAATGCCTGAAGAATGGTCGTTCGCAGGATTCGTGGATTTCGAGTGAGGCGTCTGGGCTGCGGCCTGCGTGTCGAGTACAGATCTGGCCGGGGTCAGCGACCCCGGCTACACCGCCCTCGTCGCGGCGAATCGGCTGAATCGACTTTGCGTGGAGAGGGTTTTGTGCAATCGTTCGTGTCCTCCATGCCAGCCGAGCCGATCCGATTCTATCATCGCTACCACCAACGAATCGAAACCGAGAAGGTGTTCGGCGAGGGTTGGCTGCGGTTCGCCTACGAGAATCCGGCCGGACGCTTCTTCGTGTGGCTGTTGGCACGGCGGAAGTTTTTCTCGTGGTGGTACGGCCGGAAGATGAACCAAAAGGTCAGCGCGCTGCGGATCCTGCCGTTCATCACCGCCTACGACATCGATGTCGATGAATTCGCCAAGTCGGCCTTCGACTACAAGACGTTCAACGAATTCTTCTACCGGGCGCTGAAGCCGGAGGCGCGGCCCATCGCGCCGGGCGAGCGCGCCGCCATTCTGCCGGCGGATGGCCGGCACCTGGTGTTTCCGAATGTCGAGACGACGGCTGGCTACTACGTGAAGGGCGAGCACTTCACACTCGCGGAGTTGTTCGCCGAGGATCGGCTGCCGGAGGCGGAGCGCGAACTCGCGCGGACGTTCGCCGGCGGCGGGATGCTGATCTCGCGACTGTGTCCGGTGGACTCCCACCGATTCCATTTCCCCGTGGACGGGACGCCGGGCGAATGGCGGCTGATCAACGGCTGGCTCTACTCGGTGAGCCCGGTGGCGCTGCGACACAACCTGCACTACCTGGTGCAGAACAAGCGCGTCGTCACGCTCATCGACTCGCCGGTGTTCGGCCGCGTGGCGCAGATCGAGGTCGGCGCGACGAACGTCGGCAGCATCCGGCAAACATTTGTGCCGCACCGAGCGGTGGTGAAGGGAGCCGAAAAGGGGTTTTTCGCCTTCGGCGGCTCGTGCGTGATCACTGTTTTCCAGCGCGGCCGGATCGAGTTCGCGCAGGACATGATCGCGCAGAGCGCGCAGCACGTGGAGACCTACGCGCGAATGGGCGACGTGCTCGGAACCGCGCTGTAGTCTAATGTAGCCGAGCTCGGTGAGCCCGGTGACCGGGGCGACATCAAACCGACGCGACCAGGCGTCGCGTCCACTTCGCAATCCGAAGCATGCGTCAGATTTCCGCCCGTCAAGCCGGTCGTATGACGGTTTCGCGACCAAGGATTTCCGGTCCGCCGTTTGCGAAGTGGGCCGGCGGAGACAACGTGACGGCGACATGAATCCGAAGTTTTCCGCCTATGCACATCCCGAGGTGCTGGTCGATGGCGACTGGCTGCAGGGGCATTTGCACGATCCGGGGATCCGGATCGTCGAGAGCAACGAGGACTTGTTGCTCTACGATACGGGACACATTCCCGGCGCGGTGCACATCGATTGGCGCGGCGACCTGCAGGACAACACCCAGCGCGACTACGTGTCGCCGGAGCGTTTCGCTGAAGTGTGCTCGCGCAACGGCATCACGCCGGACACGACGGTGGTGTTTTACGGGGACAAATCGAATTGGTGGGCGGCGTATGCGTTGTGGGCGTTCCGGCTGTTCGGGCACACCAAGGTCAAACTGCTCGACGGCGGCAGCGTGAAATGGAAGGCCGAGGGCCGACCGATCACCCGGGATAAGCCGAACGTGACACCGACGAACTATCCGGTACCGCCGAAACGGCACGACGACGTGATCCGAGCATTTTACACCGACGCGCTGGAGCATTCGCGCGGGCGCAAGCCGCTGATCGACGTGCGTTCGCCGGGCGAATACCGCGGCGAGATCACGCACATGCCTGAGTATCCGCAGGAAGGTGTGCTGCGCGGCGGGCACGTGCCGGGCGCGCGCAGCGTGCCGTGGGGCACGGCAGTGAACAGCGACGGCACGTTCAAGACCTTCGACGAGTTGAAGAAGATCTACACCGAGCAGCTCGGGTTGAAGAAGAACGACGACATCATCGCGTACTGCCGGATCGGCGAGCGCTCGAGTCACACTTGGTTCGTGTTGAGCTACCTGCTCGGCTACGAGCGCGTGCGCAATTACGACGGATCGTGGACGGAGTGGGGCAACATGGTCCGCTCGCCGATCGCCAAGGGCGAGCAGCCGGGATGAACGAATTTTCGATTTTGGATTCGCGATTTTTGATTTCTAGCCAGACCGGCCGGTGCGACAGCGAGCGGTGCCGAAGGAGAGTGTCGCAATGCGCTAGGGATGCCGCCGATCGTTCGAAAAGGTCGACGGCGCCTTCTCGCAGAATCGAAAATCCAAAATCAACATTCGAAAATCTGTGAGCTATCCGCCCAATCTGACGGAGATCGTCGAGTTTTTCGAACACCTCAGCGACGAGGAGAAACGCGAGAACCTGATCGCCTACGCCGACGGCGCGGCGCACTGCGCGCCGAAGACGGGCGAGACGTTTGATCTCGAGGACACGCGTAAAGACGAGGAGTGCACCGACACGGTGGGCGTGTTCCTCAATGTCGAGCAGCCGGCGCGCGCGGCGCATTTTCGGATTACGCTCGGCCCGCACGTGCAGACTCTGACGCGAGCGATGACGGCGATTCTCTGCAAGGGACTCGATGGCGCGACGCCGGAGCAGGTTCTCGACGTGCCGCAGGATTTCGTGCCGAAGATCGTCGGCGGCCAGCTCGTGCGATTGCGGAGTCAGACGGTGTATTACATCCTGACGCGGATGAAGAGCGCGGCGAAGGTGTGGCTGAATCGTGAGCGTGGCAGGCAGTAAACAGAAGACGGTAAGCAGTAAACGGACCTAGGCCGTAAGCCAAGCTGGAGCCGTGTCTTCGTGGTTTGAGCCGGGAAGGACAGGACGTGAGGGCGGCGTCGCTCCAGCTTTCGCTTGCCTCGGCGGATCGGAAATCGGCAATCTGCCCTCAGCACTCCTCGTCGCTCGGGTGGTGGAATGGCAGACACGAAGGTCTTAGAAGCCTTTGCCGTAAGGCGTGCAGGTTCAAGTCCTGTCCCGAGCACCATCCTTCATCCCGCGGCCGCGGGACTACGGCTGGCAGGCCATCCAGCGAGCTTCGCTGCCCAATCCGGTGCGGGCCGACGCATCCCGCTTTTCCACTGGCAGGGCACGGAGATCCGCACACAGTGCGTTCGCATGATCAAGAAACTCCTCCATACCCGGATGCGCGTGAACGATCTCGAGCGCACCGTGAAGTTTTACCAGGACGTGCTTGGGCTGAAGGTGGTGCGCCGGCACACCTCGCCGCGCGGGGCACAGCTCGTGTTCGTCGCGACGCCGAACAGCGACGAGGAGATCGAGCTCACGTATCTGCCGAACAGCCCGAGCGTGCAGGTGCAGCCGGACCTGATGCACTTGGCGTTCGAGGTCGACGATCTGGAAAAATTTGCCGCGGAGCTGAAGCAGCAGGGTTATCCGCTGAGCGACGGACCGACGCGGACGGACAGCGGCGCGGTGATCGCCTTCATCGACGCGCCCGAAGGCTACGAGATCGAGTTGATCCAGAAGGCGCCGTAGCCGGCGTTCGCCGCGCGGTTTTCCCGCGAGCTCAGACCGGCGGACGCGCGGCGGCGCGCTCGTAAGCGAACAGGTATTGCTGCGCGAGTCCGGCGAGCGGACCGAAATGCACGCGGCCGAACTGCGCGATTTGCGCGGGTTTCCAGCCCTGCAGCCCGTAGCGCGCCGCCATCGTCTTGATGATCCACACGTCGACGGGGAACGCTTCCAGCCGGCCGGCGCCGAACAGGAGAACGCAGTCGGCGACCTTTTCGCCCACGCCAGGCAGCGAGCAGAGCCGGTCCTTGGCCGCGGCGTAGGGGAGAGCTTCGGTTTCGGCGAGCCAGCCCGGGTGCGCCGCCAGGAACTGCGCGGTTTGGTGAATGTAACGAGCGCGAAAACCCAGCAAGCACGCGCGCAGCTCGGCTTCGGAAACCGCCGCGAGCTCGGGCCAGGTGGGAAGGCGGTGGAACGGAGTCGAGGGTTGAGGATTGAGCGTTGAGGGATCTCCCAGGGCAGCCGCACGGTTCGCGAGGGAAGATCGGTCAGCAGTGGTCGGCAAAACTGGTGCACCGTGACGGTCGGCGAGGAGTGCGACCATCTGTTTGATCTGCACGATCTGCTTCGTCGCGCTGCACAGGAAGCCGAGGAGGGTTTCGCCGAAAGGCTGCCGGAGAATCCGCAAGCCCGGGAAAGTCTCGAGACAACGGGCGAGGTGCGCGTCACTCCGCCACGGCAGCGTATCGGCAAGCGTGCGGCTGTCGCGTGCGAGATCGAGATAGGCGACCAACGCCGGTCCCACGTGTGCCGTGAGCGAGGACGGAGAAGACCACGCCAGCTGGCCTTCGGCGGTGAGCGCGATCCGGACGACGCCATCGCCGAATTGACCTAGCCAAGTGACGTCTGACGTGCGCTGCCAACGAAACGCCTGGCCGCCGTCGAGAATCTCCGCGAGCACGCGCGGCGAAAAGGTCTCAGCGCTGGGCAGGCGCTGCCATTCGGACCAGCCTGAGGCCGGCGCCTCGGGGATCAACGAGCGCGATGCGGGCGGAGTCATGCGGGCGATCGTCAATCGACGAGGAACGCCGGCCGAAAAGGCGACATCGCTCTCGGCGCTATTTCGCCGGCTTTTCCCACAAGAAGCTCTGGGCGCTGGCGAGACGCGCGCCGTCCGCGGCCTTGAGCTCCAGCTTCCAAGCCACGGGATGCGCGCTGCTGTCGGGCCATGCCGGGCCGGTCAGCCCCAGTTGGTAAACCGTGCCGCGATCGGGCAGATCGACGGGAAACTGGTAGGTCTTCGGATCCGGCGAGTCGGGGGTGATCACCTGCAGCGTGAACTGCGCGTTGGCGCGGGCGCCGCCGCTGTTGGCCACGCGCACCAGAAAATAGAAACCGGCGCGGGCGTCGGGGTGCGTGCGCAGGACGACGTGGCTGCCGTGGTGTTCGCGGCCGGTGAAGTATTCGGAGATGGTTTCGAACGACTCGGCGTTGCGCCAGCCCGGCCACACGCGAACGAACTCGACGTCTGCGGACCGACAGATCGAAACGACGAAGCACGCGAGGCAGGCAAACGTGAGTGGCAGACGGCGAAGGCGCATGGCGGCACGATGGCAGAGTCGGCGAACGCGACAAGTGTTTCACAACGTCATGCCGTCGCTGCCCGGCACCCTCCCGTGTCAGCTACCAGCTAGGGCGGGCCGGAGGGCAATTTTCACGTATTACGTGAAATTGATTCGGAGCGTGGTTGCCGAAGGAGCTGGCGGCGAGCGCACGGAGTTCGAGGAAAT is part of the Opitutus terrae PB90-1 genome and harbors:
- a CDS encoding VOC family protein codes for the protein MIKKLLHTRMRVNDLERTVKFYQDVLGLKVVRRHTSPRGAQLVFVATPNSDEEIELTYLPNSPSVQVQPDLMHLAFEVDDLEKFAAELKQQGYPLSDGPTRTDSGAVIAFIDAPEGYEIELIQKAP
- a CDS encoding DNA-3-methyladenine glycosylase family protein; protein product: MTPPASRSLIPEAPASGWSEWQRLPSAETFSPRVLAEILDGGQAFRWQRTSDVTWLGQFGDGVVRIALTAEGQLAWSSPSSLTAHVGPALVAYLDLARDSRTLADTLPWRSDAHLARCLETFPGLRILRQPFGETLLGFLCSATKQIVQIKQMVALLADRHGAPVLPTTADRSSLANRAAALGDPSTLNPQPSTPFHRLPTWPELAAVSEAELRACLLGFRARYIHQTAQFLAAHPGWLAETEALPYAAAKDRLCSLPGVGEKVADCVLLFGAGRLEAFPVDVWIIKTMAARYGLQGWKPAQIAQFGRVHFGPLAGLAQQYLFAYERAAARPPV
- a CDS encoding amino acid adenylation domain-containing protein, with translation MKLGQFSIVGDGDAQRALRDQVAGFNRTATAYPRDSTVHAEFAAQAARTPDAVAVFAGERSYTYAQVAARANQLARLFVERGLTSEGFVGVMLEDVYGLVTTLLGVLEAGGAYLPLDADTPAARLEYMLRETKARFLVGGRADIRLLNRLHWSCPDLTVLLCVDSEDVQAEIEPTGELMREEVWDFVGKELVDEISGGGWKSSYTGEWLSREVMAAYGENVRRKVASHVTADSRVLEIGCSSGISLFGLAPQAGFYLGTDLSGEILRWTRGEVERRGLKQVRLEHLPAHAVARAGERGFDVVVMNSVLQCFSGHNYLRTVLRQAIDLMADEGVVFLGHIWDEERRLEFIRDLAEFQRTNAGKNFRTHLDRSEDLFVAREFWNDLQAEWPEIERIEYSALLGEVESELTRFGYDAMLHIRKRSTAGGAAAKERPARRRHQLDRRAIADQLPAPVPERSGPARLAYAIYTSGTTGKPKGVLVEHRPILRLVRNTNYLTLRPDDRILMTGALSFDASTFEIWGALLNGAALCRPGERDMLDSAVMKALIRRHGVTVMFLTTGLFNQLAEADVSLFAGLRCLLTGGERMSTHHVNAVRAAHPALALSNVYGPTENTTFSTHFPITREFTDDVPIGYPIANTTAYLLDAQRAPVPPGVVGELYVGGDGLARGYLGDEALTREKFVSHPFAPGERLYRTGDLGRWRDDGAVEFCGRKDLQVKIRGFRIELGEIESRLQQLGTVKEAVVVARDFGDGTLTLVAYLRGTAELDLEAVRAELVRQLPEYMIPAHFVALEAFPLTSNGKVDRRALPLPDRGAAAQRAIVPPSNEVERELTALWTGVLGRSDFGVTDNFFASGGHSLKVMKLVSGMRQKFGVELPLAAVFKATTIREQARVVLDAARFGVEGIDEPRVKLNDATGAPVFVFPPGTGDALGYLQLAEQLRPYAVYGFNFIAAETRIADYATLVQEVDPAGPHVLMGYSAGGNLAYHVAAELERRGARVAGVVMVDSGRLLRPMTIPAGEVERVTAEFLGHESVRDHVATPVLREKATRLIACYFDYLARALDEAVITADIYGLVSAEPGEHYDAEGRLFVSRRGWNEATRGRYVEVVGEGTHNVMLAPPHLGPNAAQLRTTLERLRSSG
- the ectB gene encoding diaminobutyrate--2-oxoglutarate transaminase — encoded protein: MNVFQRRESEVRSYIRSFPVLFEKGRGAQLFDREGRSYLDFFAGAGALNYGHNPEPMKQALIRYLETDGVTHSLDMATEAKRRFLALFEEIILKPRGLDYKVQFTGPTGANGVEAALKLARRVKQRRNVVAFTNAYHGLSLGALAATANEHYRHEAWVQRQDVSFVPYDGYLGPDVDTAAVLRKLLDDGSSGVDLPAAVILETVQAEGGVNVASHRWLQEVARICRERDVLLIVDDIQVGCGRTGTFFSFERAGFTPDIVVLSKSISGYGLPMSLVLIRPDIDQWQPGEHTGTFRGNNLAFVAAAEALSFWATAEFAETVSARGRRLGASLQDLIGDFPAQLTRVRGVGMIWGLEFKQSAVCQAVAREAFARRLVIETCGSERNVLKFLPPLITDETMLAAGVEIVRESIRQVVEYAGTSVSQNAAGEG
- the asd gene encoding archaetidylserine decarboxylase (Phosphatidylserine decarboxylase is synthesized as a single chain precursor. Generation of the pyruvoyl active site from a Ser is coupled to cleavage of a Gly-Ser bond between the larger (beta) and smaller (alpha chains). It is an integral membrane protein.): MPAEPIRFYHRYHQRIETEKVFGEGWLRFAYENPAGRFFVWLLARRKFFSWWYGRKMNQKVSALRILPFITAYDIDVDEFAKSAFDYKTFNEFFYRALKPEARPIAPGERAAILPADGRHLVFPNVETTAGYYVKGEHFTLAELFAEDRLPEAERELARTFAGGGMLISRLCPVDSHRFHFPVDGTPGEWRLINGWLYSVSPVALRHNLHYLVQNKRVVTLIDSPVFGRVAQIEVGATNVGSIRQTFVPHRAVVKGAEKGFFAFGGSCVITVFQRGRIEFAQDMIAQSAQHVETYARMGDVLGTAL
- a CDS encoding SufE family protein; this encodes MSYPPNLTEIVEFFEHLSDEEKRENLIAYADGAAHCAPKTGETFDLEDTRKDEECTDTVGVFLNVEQPARAAHFRITLGPHVQTLTRAMTAILCKGLDGATPEQVLDVPQDFVPKIVGGQLVRLRSQTVYYILTRMKSAAKVWLNRERGRQ
- a CDS encoding REP-associated tyrosine transposase; translation: MHRHLQRLHLVWEKQPVYFVTTCVTARRSLLSTSEVAGILREEWEHLRGRHGWAVGRYVIMPDHVHFFIAPESTSAKPLAMAVGKWKEWTAKRILKKLRLPPPLWQPEFFDHLLRSRESRSEKWEYVRQNPVRAGLVRMPEEWSFAGFVDFE
- a CDS encoding sulfurtransferase codes for the protein MNPKFSAYAHPEVLVDGDWLQGHLHDPGIRIVESNEDLLLYDTGHIPGAVHIDWRGDLQDNTQRDYVSPERFAEVCSRNGITPDTTVVFYGDKSNWWAAYALWAFRLFGHTKVKLLDGGSVKWKAEGRPITRDKPNVTPTNYPVPPKRHDDVIRAFYTDALEHSRGRKPLIDVRSPGEYRGEITHMPEYPQEGVLRGGHVPGARSVPWGTAVNSDGTFKTFDELKKIYTEQLGLKKNDDIIAYCRIGERSSHTWFVLSYLLGYERVRNYDGSWTEWGNMVRSPIAKGEQPG